The window GGCACTTCAGGAACGGGTCGTTATTATGGATGAGCACGGCAATGAGACGGCTTTGCCGGACAGCACCTGCTTCATGGTAATCCGTAAGGCTGGCAGCGCGGCAAGGTAAGGGATTAAAGTATGTAAGGCAAACACCGGCAGCCAAGAAGAGGAGCGGTGTTTGCCTTTTTTGTTAACAGACATGGGTTACCGGGAAACTCTCATTGCCCTCTCACGGATACAGCTGACCCTGCCCGGCCCCCTGCATGGCTCCCAGCGCGGCTCCTTTGCGGAACTCCGAGGGTGAGCATTTCATCGCCTTACGGAACACCTTAATGAAATAGCTGACGTTGTCAAAGCCGACCTCCAGTGCGATGTCCGATATTTTACGTTCACTCTGCTGCAGGAGATCGGCCGCCTGGCGGATACGGTAGGAGTTGATATAATCGACGGGCGTCTTGCGGGTCATGGCTTTGAAGAAGCGGCAGAACTGGCCCTCGCTCATCGGAATCAGTTCGGACAGATCGCGGGTGCGGATCGGTTCCTGATAGTTGTCCTGAATATACAGAATGACCTTCTTCAGCCGGTTGATCTTGGTTGTATCAGCGCTCTCCGACTGGCTGTGGTTCACGGAACGGTCCGGGGTGGCAATCTGCGAGAGCATAATGAGCAAAGTTCCTTTCATAAAGGCCTCGAATCCGGGCATTTTATTAGCATATGCTTCCATCATCCGCTCCAGGTGGTGCAGCAGCTCCTGCTGCCAGGGAACAGCGGGTGTAATGTGCCGGGGAAAGCTCTGGCGCTTCTCCTGAAGCGGAAGAATCACATTCTGCTGGATCGTATCGTACTGGGCGCTGGCCAGAAGGTCAGGGTGGAAGACGAGCGCACAGAACCGGCAAGGGCCTTCCTTCAGGACGTAGGCGGCATGAATATCACCGGATTCGATAAAGACGGCTTCACCTGCGCGGAGCGGAAAATAATCGGTGTCCACCTGAAACAGGATCTCTCCCTCCAGCAGCAAAAAGAACTCGGCCTCCTCATGCCAGTGCGTATCCAGGACATGCGTTCCGGCCGGAAGTTCGATCCAGTAAGCAGCCAGCGGAAACATAACATCACCATGTACGCGGTCTTCTTTGAGCAAACGCTGGGACGTGCGGTCCATTCCTAGGCCTCCTTTAGTTGAAACGTCAAAATAGTGTTATAAACGAGCTATATTTTATTAGTTTTGTTGTTTTATTATCGTTATAATGCAACTATAAACACCAAATTGAAAGGTGGCAAGTGCACACATGAAATTTACAGACGGCCTCTGGCTGGTTCGTGACGGAATCAACATCAATGGCGCAGTACAAAACTATGTAGTAGAAAAAACATCCGAGGGTTTGACAGCAGTCACTCAAACAACTCCAATTACAGGACGCGCAGCTACACTGAACTCAACGCTCCTTACCGTTAAATTCCATTCCCCGCTTCCTGGTGTAGTGGGTGTGAAGATCATTCATAATGACGGCGTGATCGACCGCGGTCCGGCTTTTGAATTGACCAAGGGAACCGGCGACCATGTACAGATTGAAGAAAACGAAGCCCAAACCGTGCTGATCAGCGGCGGACTCCGTGTGGTTATCAATAAAGGCACTCAATGGTCCGTGGATTTCTACCGCGGTGACGAGCGCATTACAGGCAGCGGTTACAAATCAATGGCCTATATCACCGACCAGGACGGCAACACGTTCATGCGTGAGGAGCTGGATATCGGCGTAGGCGAATTCGTGTATGGTCTGGGCGAGCGTTTCACTGCTTTTGTGAAGAACGGCCAAGTCGTTGATATCTGGAATAAAGACGGCGGCACCAGCTCCGAGCAGGCGTACAAGAACATTCCGTTCTATGTAACCAGCAAAGGCTACGGCGTATTTGTGAACCAGCCTGAACTGGTTTCTTATGAAATCGCTTCGGAAAAAGTGAAAAAAGCCCAATTCAGCGTAGCTGGAGAGAGCCTGGAATATTTCGTGATTGAAGGGCCTACGATCAAAGAGGTCATCAGCAAATACACTTCGCTAACCGGCAAGCCTGCCCTTCCGCCGGCATGGACCTTCGGCCTGTGGCTGACCACTTCGTTCACTACAGACTATGATGAAGCAACGGTTAACTCCTTCGTTGAAGGTATGGCTGAACGCGATCTGCCGCTGCATGTCTTCCACTTCGACTGCTTCTGGATGCGTGAATACCAATGGACCGATTTCCAGTGGGACGAGCGCGTATTCCCGGACCCTGTAGGCATGCTGAAACGCCTGAAGGAAAAAGGACTGAAAATCTGCGTCTGGATCAACTCCTATATCGGACAGCGTTCACCGCTGTTTGAAGAAGGCAAGAAGAACGGCTACCTGATCAAAAAAGCCAACGGCGATGTATATCAAACCGATCTATGGCAGGCAGGTATGGGACTCGTAGACTTTACGAACCCTGCGGCTTGTGAATGGTATGCAGGATACCTGCGTGGTCTGGTGGATATGGGCGTAGACAGCTTCAAAACAGACTTCGGCGAACGGATTCCTACAGATGTCGTGTACTTCGACGGCTCCGATCCGCAGAAAATGCATAACTATTACACTCAGCTGTACAATAAAGTGGTCTTTGATGTATTGGAAGAGAAGCTCGGCAAAAATGAAGCAGCTGTCTTCGCACGTTCGGCCACAGCCGGCGGGCAGCAGTTCCCGGTACACTGGGGCGGCGACTGCTACGCAGATTATGAGTCCATGGCAGAAAGCCTGCGCGGCGGCTTGTCGCTCGGTCTGTCCGGCTTCGGCTTCTGGAGCCATGATATCGGCGGCTTCGAAAATACCGCTCCGGCGCATGTCTTCAAACGCTGGCTGGCCTTCGGCCTGCTCTCCAGCCACAGCCGTCTGCACGGCAGCACCTCGTACCGTGTGCCTTGGGCTTACGATGACGAAGCGGTGGATGTTACCCGGTTCTTCACCAAGCTCAAATGCAGCCTGATGCCTTACCTGTATGATGTGGCCGGACAGGCGCATGAACAGGGCTGGGCTTCGATGCGGGCCATGGTCATGGAATTCCCTGAAGATCCTACCTGCGAAGTGCTTGACCGTCAGTACATGCTTGGTGACAAGCTGCTGGTAGCTCCAATCTTCCAGGAAAACGGCGAAGTGAAATACTATCTGCCGGCTGGACGCTGGACTCACCTCCTGAACGGTGAAACGGTAGTGGGCGGATCATGGCGCAAAGAAAAGCATGACTTCTTCAGCCTTCCGCTGTTCGTACGCCAGAACTCGCTGCTGGCCACAGGCAGTGTCGATAACCGTCCGGATTATGATTTTGCTGACGGCGTGAAATTCGGCCTGTACTCCCTGGAAGACGGCGCTACAACAGCTGCAACAGTCCGTGATATCAACGGCGCTCCTGAACTGACAGTGACAGCTGAACGCACAGGCAGCACCGTTAAGGTAACTGCTGAAGGCAGCGGCAAACCGTTCACATTTGCTGTGAAGGATCTGGGTGCTATCGCTTCCGTAGATGGTGCAGAGCAAGCGGATGAAACAACTGTACAAGTTAACGGCGGCAGCAAGACCGTATCGTTCACGATTACATTGAAATAAGTTATACCGTCAGTATCAGACTCTCTAATGGCCGGGGACACATTGTCCCTGGTTCATTAGGGAGTTTTTTTAGAAAAACAAAATATCTATATGAATGCGGATCAGGACAGGAGAATTGATTACTATGATTATTAAAAATAACAACGGAGTGCTCAGCGAAGCGGACTACTCTTCGGCCACGGCGCTGTCCACTGCGGCCAATTATATTATGAATGCGCCGGAGATGTTCACTCATACCTACCGGACATACATCCGCCTGCGGGAAAACGGCAGTTTGACGCTGAAATTCTGGCACAGCAACAGTGTCGATTCCACCTGGGATATGGGGCAGGAGGCCAGCGGCAGCGAACCGGGCGGGGAGTGGAGCATAGAAGCCGCGTACATCGCTGACGGCGGACTTGTGCCGGACGGTGCGGTAGCTCCAGGCTCGCAGGTTCCGGTTACCTTTGCAGGAGAGAACAGCAAGCATGTCGCCGCAGGTGAAATGTTCTGGAGCGACGAGGCCAGCCTGGACTTGCCGGAAGGTCATTATCTGGTCTTTACCTGGACCCTTAGAACAGCCGCGCCGGGCAAGTCCTTCCCGTTCAACGTGGAAGGTATTCTCGTGTCCGCATATGATGCAGACGGCAATCTGGCCGGGCAGGAATCTGCGGATACCTTTGCCGAATCGGACAAGCTGCTGGTCATGCCAAGCTATATCGGATACAAGAAGCAGGTGGCGAAGAAGCTGGTATTCCTGGGGGATTCGATCACACAGGGAGTCCGGACAGAGAAGGATGCCTACAGCTATTGGGCGGCGCGGATCGCCGAAGGTCTGGGGACGGATTACGGACTGTGGAATATCGGTTCAGGCTGGGGCAGAGCTTATGACGTTGCTGCCGACGGGGCGTGGCTGAATAAGGCTAAGCAGGGCGATGAGGTACTGATTGTACTCGGGGTCAACGATCTGGATATCGGCAAGCGCAGTGCAGAGGAACTGCTCGGCGACCTGACGGCGATAATCGGGAAGATTAAAGAGGCGAACACCAACGCAGAGATTATCCTCAGCACCGTGCCGCCGTTCAATTTCGAAGAAGAACGGGAAGTATCCTGGCGTAAGGTGAATGAGACGATTCTCACTAACCCTCCGGCTGGTGTGAACCGTGTGTTCGACATTGCAGCAGTACTGTCTGTACCGGCTCCGGCTGATCACAGGATCAAACCGGAATACATGAGCAATGAGTTTGATCCGCATCCGAACGGGAACGCCGGCAAGGCGGTAGCAGAAGCTTTTCTGGCTTGGTACGGGAAAAATAGATAAAGAACACTACAAGCTTGCTAGGCATACTATGTATTACTTTTAACAGAAGGGTAGTGTGCCTGCAATGGGTATTCAAGTGGGAATGCAGCCGAAAGTGCTGTATCAGGCAGATCAAAATTATGTTCAAACCATGAAATCGGTTAGACATCACTTACACGGTATATGTAGACAACATGTAAACCAATTCGTCCGGGTGCAGACAATTGACGGTCAGGTCGTAACGGGAAGAATTTTGGGCTGTGATAGAGGGATGTTATATTTGGGCGTGCAGAGTCATGGAGGACAACGCGCCTTCTTTGGGGGCAGCGATGAAGCGATTCTAGCCCTGGTGCTTTTCGAATTGCTTGTTATTACTTTATTGTACACGTAATTCCCAGTAGAGCCTGCAATTGCAGGCTCTACTTTTTTAGGCTTACAACACTTAGAATGTTTTAAGAATGATCACCAGCAGAATATAAAGCACCAGGATTGTAGTAGTAGAAGTAATCATACCACCTACATTTGCGCAACCGCTCATTGCTTTACCCCCTTCGCATTATCATCTTACAAACCCATGATATGCACCTTCCCCCATTCGTGTATGGACAATTGCCCCATTTGAAAATTAAAATCGTATAGCCTGTTAAAGCGGGATTTGTGTACGATAGTCCTTGGGTGAGCTGCCGACCTGCTTCTTGAACACTTTACTGAAGTACTTCACATCGTGGAAGCCGACCATTTCCGAGATTTGTGACAGCTT of the Paenibacillus pedocola genome contains:
- a CDS encoding AraC family transcriptional regulator → MDRTSQRLLKEDRVHGDVMFPLAAYWIELPAGTHVLDTHWHEEAEFFLLLEGEILFQVDTDYFPLRAGEAVFIESGDIHAAYVLKEGPCRFCALVFHPDLLASAQYDTIQQNVILPLQEKRQSFPRHITPAVPWQQELLHHLERMMEAYANKMPGFEAFMKGTLLIMLSQIATPDRSVNHSQSESADTTKINRLKKVILYIQDNYQEPIRTRDLSELIPMSEGQFCRFFKAMTRKTPVDYINSYRIRQAADLLQQSERKISDIALEVGFDNVSYFIKVFRKAMKCSPSEFRKGAALGAMQGAGQGQLYP
- the yicI gene encoding alpha-xylosidase, translated to MKFTDGLWLVRDGININGAVQNYVVEKTSEGLTAVTQTTPITGRAATLNSTLLTVKFHSPLPGVVGVKIIHNDGVIDRGPAFELTKGTGDHVQIEENEAQTVLISGGLRVVINKGTQWSVDFYRGDERITGSGYKSMAYITDQDGNTFMREELDIGVGEFVYGLGERFTAFVKNGQVVDIWNKDGGTSSEQAYKNIPFYVTSKGYGVFVNQPELVSYEIASEKVKKAQFSVAGESLEYFVIEGPTIKEVISKYTSLTGKPALPPAWTFGLWLTTSFTTDYDEATVNSFVEGMAERDLPLHVFHFDCFWMREYQWTDFQWDERVFPDPVGMLKRLKEKGLKICVWINSYIGQRSPLFEEGKKNGYLIKKANGDVYQTDLWQAGMGLVDFTNPAACEWYAGYLRGLVDMGVDSFKTDFGERIPTDVVYFDGSDPQKMHNYYTQLYNKVVFDVLEEKLGKNEAAVFARSATAGGQQFPVHWGGDCYADYESMAESLRGGLSLGLSGFGFWSHDIGGFENTAPAHVFKRWLAFGLLSSHSRLHGSTSYRVPWAYDDEAVDVTRFFTKLKCSLMPYLYDVAGQAHEQGWASMRAMVMEFPEDPTCEVLDRQYMLGDKLLVAPIFQENGEVKYYLPAGRWTHLLNGETVVGGSWRKEKHDFFSLPLFVRQNSLLATGSVDNRPDYDFADGVKFGLYSLEDGATTAATVRDINGAPELTVTAERTGSTVKVTAEGSGKPFTFAVKDLGAIASVDGAEQADETTVQVNGGSKTVSFTITLK
- a CDS encoding SGNH/GDSL hydrolase family protein; this encodes MIIKNNNGVLSEADYSSATALSTAANYIMNAPEMFTHTYRTYIRLRENGSLTLKFWHSNSVDSTWDMGQEASGSEPGGEWSIEAAYIADGGLVPDGAVAPGSQVPVTFAGENSKHVAAGEMFWSDEASLDLPEGHYLVFTWTLRTAAPGKSFPFNVEGILVSAYDADGNLAGQESADTFAESDKLLVMPSYIGYKKQVAKKLVFLGDSITQGVRTEKDAYSYWAARIAEGLGTDYGLWNIGSGWGRAYDVAADGAWLNKAKQGDEVLIVLGVNDLDIGKRSAEELLGDLTAIIGKIKEANTNAEIILSTVPPFNFEEEREVSWRKVNETILTNPPAGVNRVFDIAAVLSVPAPADHRIKPEYMSNEFDPHPNGNAGKAVAEAFLAWYGKNR
- a CDS encoding YjcZ family sporulation protein; the protein is MSGCANVGGMITSTTTILVLYILLVIILKTF